The segment CCACAATAGATTTtgtttactttagttgtttaattttgctattaaaggttgtatcagtgataGCGGGGACGTCACTTCTGTTAATGTTTAAACAAAACAttgagctagctcgctacttcctccccctccctcctgtgcaattaaaactctcctaaacgcgcatctcgtcggttattggttgacacactttgttttgcttttgagGGGTTGCCAActcttgttggtagcaattatttttgtgtacagatctcggaggctgcctacagagacacgttttttgatggcctgcttatggggcaggcagctagcagatcgttaggaaagattatgaatgtgatcatttatgtttggccCTTTTTTGgtcctgaaatcgctgatacaacctttaacccaacacatagttcctacagataacttgtctttgttgtattgttttgtttgtttgttattgtatttccctgcctttgtctctgttgtattgtttgtttgtttgttattgtgtttccctgcattcctactatgtaaagcgaccttgggtttgagaaaggcgctatataaaataaacttattattatttattattaatgcaTGAGGGGCATTGCTTTGACAGGGTGGGGGTATTTTACCCCACCGCTGGGGCAAAACGCCCTTTTGCACATTTTTTTGTTGTCAAAATACTAATTAACTGATAATTCTGGACAATTTGCATATTTGGTTTATAATTCATGACATTGTCACTCAAAACTGGGATAGCACTGTTTGGATTTTTCTAGAGTATTGGTAGCCTGGCGACTCCCAGGGAAAAACAGGAGGGTTGACAGTCTTGATAATGTAGTCCTAGCTAGACTAACAAATTAATTTATAACAGTATTGAGTTGATTGATATGTGGTCTGAAACGGACGTCCAGAAGACGTCCTTATTTGGACCAGAATGGACCTGCCAAACGAAATTTTTTATGTCTAATTTTGGAGACGGGACGGGATTTAGCCCAGATATCGACGTCCAAAAGACGTTGTGTGCTGGGGGGAAATAGATTTTATTACAGGATGACCCTCAATTCATTCAATTCAAAAGCATTCAAGAAAAATGGCCATGGAATTTCTTAAGATAGGCCTAAAGAGAATTCGTAGTCTGGATTCGACTAGTCAAACTCCAGACCTCAATACAATAGAAATGTTTTGGCTATCTGAAGCGATCTGAAGTACATGGCAGTTGTCACCCCAACCTCTCTCAACTGACTGAGTTCTGCAAGGACGAGTAGGCAAAAATCTGCAGAACCAGATGTGAGACACTGGTTAATGTGTACAGAAGACATTTTGTTGAAGTAGTGGTGCAAATTCTTTTGTTGAAGTAGTGGTGCAAAAACTCATATTTTGagttgttgtgtaggctactaaaACACGTTTGTTGAATAGAATGAGAATATAGAACTTTCTTTTGGAGGAAAGCTCTGGAATTCTTGCACTCCTCGATGACCAGCATCTTTGGTGGCACCAAAGCAGATCTCCTTGACAACGCCAGTGGTCCCATGTTCAATGGGGTCAGCTCACAAAAatgtgatttctttttttttttttttcaaaataccGAGGCCTAGCCTACTTCTTAATTTGCAGTAGGCTACTCTAGCTATATATGGCTACACTGTCTTCTTTAGTGAGCAAGTGTGGATATGGTAATTGGTAACTTTGTTATTATCTGCACATGTACATTACACTAGCAGAATAAAAGCCAATGTGCTGGATGACAGTGGGCTTTGTTGATtaaagcagagaatgtctaaacgGGCTCTGATTAAAGCTTAGCCTATAGTGACTAGGAGATCCCATGGGAGATCGTGGTTTTGAATCTCAGCGGTGCATTTTACTTGTATGgatttaatgtagcctatgttgctGACTGCGGGGACTACATGCTCCAGTAGGCTAAGGATTGCAAGCTGTAAGATTGATATGCGTGCTCGATAGATCAGGACGCCTTGGCAGCTACAATATTGAATTGGAAAATGATTCCGTGTTTCATTAAAGGGGCGTCAACCTTGCTGACCATTTACAGCAGCGAGCTGCAATCGGGAACTGGAAGCATGTTCCTCGCTTTCATCAGTCGGTAACCAAACCGAAAAGTAGGCTACCAGGCTATCGAGAAGTGAAAAGCATCCAAGTCGAAGTGAGAGGTTAGTAGCATGCCGCACATCTACGTTGTTGTATGTGAACTAACATGCCAAAGACATGCCTGTAAATTAGTTATGTAAGGTGCAAAGACATTTTCATACCAACAGTTCAAAGCTGAAAGTTATGTAAAAGGTCACGTGATGAAGTACTGCAAGGGGTGGTTACAGGGAAAACTTTGGTCACTTTACTGGGGAAACAAATGGCCATTTGagttagaaaataataataaggggaaaaaaaataagaaaataaataataaattaaccACAGCAAATGCTATTGTTAATTCATTGTACCAAAACATTTATCTTAGATGGCAAACGAAGAAAAGCCATGTCCATGCGACATAGGAGACCGGATGGAATATGGGGGACTGGGTCAAGAGATGCAGATTGAGCACGTGAAGGTTTATGTTGTAAAACCAGCTGTCAAAACAGATAAGGCGGTCATTGTTATTCAAGATATCTATGGATGGCAATTACCCAACACAAGATACATGGCTGACATGCTCTCCAGTAATGGATATATGTAAGTCTCCAGTGATTACATTATTTCTGGATTCTATTATTTAAATGTCCTTTGCACTGATAGATATTTCTTCCTTTCAGAGCCGTTGTCCCAGATTTCTTTTTGGGTAAAGAGCCTTGGAGTCCATCTCATGACTGGTCAAAGTTTCAGGAATGGCTCGAGGATAAAAAGCCAACAAAAATCAACAAGTATGCTAAAGAATTCTAGCAAATGTCTCCAGACATGTTGTAATACATCCATTTTTGAGCAGGTCAACATTTGGTAGTTTTAAAACCAGTTCACTCACTTCGCTTTACTTTTAAGTCTAGAGCAGTTCTTAACATAATGACCCCCTGAAGGACCACTACCCCACTTCCTCTTTCAGAGAAGTTGATGCCGTCATGAAATACCTGAGGGAGCAATGTGGAGCAACCAGGATTGGATCAGTGGGCTTCTGCTGGGGAGGTGTCGCTACACATTACTTGGCTCTCCAGTACCCTGACATCCAAGCTGGAGTATCTGTCTATGGCAAGTCCACAATATGTGCATGAAATATTCTGTATAGTGTTCTGCAGTTTATCACATGGAAGGCCCCTGACAACACCATAGCCCCACCTATGGTAAACTCTTAGTTTGTGGTCTAGATCAGTGTTTAACTGGTGAGTCTCGGACCCATTCTGGGTGGGTCGCAAAGCTTGTGTTcaaaaaatatgaaaacatttaaaattcgaccttatcagatctaatattgGACCTTTAATTTGATATTAATTCATATGTCAGTTGCTGACATAGAAAATGTTTATGCgacaggtcatgttagacataATTTTAGCAGTTAACACAAGTAGGCTATGGccctgaatatttgaagtaggaTATGGATTCACTGAAATTGAGGACAAAATGGCACAGAAATCCTagtgtggtgtgcagtgaattgctggCACATGAAAGCATGACCATGAAAACTAAAATGTCACATGGAAACCAAGCACCCCTTTCAAAAACAAACCTGTCGAGTAGCCCACTTTGAAAGGTTACATCAGGAGTTGAaaacttcacaaatgtaatgccaaacatcatcagcatgtaggcctacaggcacttgAATGCTAAAGAAATATATGGGTCACTACCtgatgaacatgggaaattgtgggtcccaaagccagaccagttaagaaccactgtctGGTCTAGATGATTCTGATCATGTTCTGATGTTGTAAGTAGAACGTTGTAGGagtcacacatccacacactttTTGTTCCCCTCATGCACATGCGCTGTGTTAACGGAGATATCTGCATGATGACTCTTAAAACAGGAATcgtccgagagagagaggaccgaTACCAGTTGAAAAGTCCCACTCTTTTCATTTTTGCGGAGAATGATGCGGTCATCCCACTTGATCAGGTGGGGCATGTCGTTCATTGTTTCAAGTAACTGTCTCCACAAAAATCTAAAAACAAAAAGTCCTTTTACCATGGCTCAAATGTCCTTATCTACAATTGTGTTAATGTAGGTGAAGGTACTAGAAGAACACTTGCAAGAGAAGTGCACAGTTAATTTCCAAGTGAAGATTTTCCCTGGACAGACACATGGATTTGTGCATCGCAAGAGAGAGGACATCAACCCAGCTGACAAACCATTCATTCAGGAGGCTAGAACAGACATGTTAAACTGGCTGAAAAAGTATATGTAGAATTTTCCTACACGTAAAAGTTAACAAGACCAAGTTAGCATCGAATGCATTACAAATGTATAGTTGACTCATTCATAGGACCAAATGCTGTGCACTAAAGTGCTAGTCTTAATGACTAAAATATGCCCAATCCTTACAATGTCCAATGTACCTGGAAGTGGTACTATACAATGGTACGTAGTCCATCATAGTGACTATTGAACATTGGAATAATTAAGTTgatgattaaattaaattatgcaTGCTGGTTAGAAACAAATAAGAATTCAAATGTACGAAACGTGACAGATGAAGACTTTAATGACTTCGGTCCCACTACAGTTGTTAAGAGCAACGTATCAAAGGATAAATAACATACTGAAAGACGACACATTTCTCCCGATACAAGTGCACAAGGTGATTCACTACACATTTTTGTGAGAAAGCGCTCAATCCTCAGACTCGCCCGGGTTTCTGATGTCATCGATCTTCAGGATCATCTTCACCACCTGGGTTGCCAGGGAGATCTGCTGCTTCTTACCAATCAGAGTCTCGATCACGTGCTGCTGCTTCATGTCTGAGCAAAACAATGAGAGGGCACATTGGAAAAACTATACATGTAAAGCAATTAGAATGCATATTAAACTGCATGGCAGCTCTGAATTTTACTGAAATCAAACAGCTACTAAAACTGTACATGTTGCCAATAAACTGACCAATGCCATCAAGTTTGTTTTTTGTCCCCACGATCTGCCCCACAACTGAACACGTGTGGCAGATCCAAAATGGTAAATAACATTAGAAGTTGAAATAAGATGCGAGAGCAAACGCATGTAATGAAAAGactcatacacaacacacattcacattcaattCACATCGCATCTGCCTGAAACTTACCATTAGTAGACATGTTGAGGCAGTCGATGCCGAGCGCAGAGTTGTTCTCCTTCACTTGTTTGGCTCTGACTTCAGTCATAGTCTGGATGGGGTTCAGGCCACTGTTCTCAGCCAGTGCCATGGGAATGACCTCAAGAGCGTCAGCAAACGCCCTCATGGCGTACTGCTCCAGAGAGGGACACTGCAGACACAACAACCAGTGTGCTCAGTGAAACATGTCAAGAGCATAGAGCGTGAGCTAATCAACATTTATAACCAGAGTCAGTAACTTAACGTCCTCTTgacaaattaaacaaaataataattaaaaaaaatatatatacacacttgaCAATTGAGCTTGACAATTTACACTGCAATTATTTTTTTGCTTTCTTTAAATATAGATGTACAAGTCCCCTTCCCTTCACACAACAGCAATAACAGgcattaaaacattttttagtTCCCCACATATGTGCAATGTGCACAGCTTAGCCTTACCTTATCAGCTGCCTCGTTGACAGCAAGAGAACAGGCAATCTCTGAAGCACCACCACCATACACAATACGATTATCCCGGACCAAGTTACGGATTACGCACAGGGCATCGTGAAGGGCACGCTTGGCCTCCTCAATAATCTGCAATCATAGCAGAACTGGTTATAAGTATGTGACTGAGACAAACAACATGGGCTCCACATCAATCTAAAACAAACAGCCCGACTCAAACTTCTTTggcctgaggcccagtcatgtcAGACTTAGGGCCAACCCACATGTTTCCCCATGTATCCCACCCATGCCTAAAGGTAGGCCAAGaaatctatctatatatggaTAAATAAAATGATCATTGTTAGGCTATATAGTTGTTGTACACATTCGGTCAAGACATTAGTAAAACAATCAATATGTTCAATGCTAACATTGTTCACAAAAAGTTTTTTAGTGAAATCATGCTCTTCAGAGGACTGCTTCACTAAAATATAAAATTGCCAACGCAATTACAATGGTTTCATTTCATTACTCAGCATGATTTCATTATCAATTGTGCCGCAACTTAGCAGACAAGTGACATAAGCAGCGGGCATAATGACACCACGGACCAGCAGCCTTGTTGCAGACCGCATAATTTGAAAAACACTAGAATATCCACCATTACTTGGCCCTCTTACCATTTTGTTTCCTCCACGGATGAAAATAGTAACAGCTCTGGAGTTTTTGCACTCCTCGATGACCAGCATCCTATCTTTGGTTGTACCAAAGCAGATCTCCTTGACAAGGCCAGCGGAGCCCAGCTTCTCTGGGGTCAGCTCAGAGAAACGTGGCACGATACGCCCACCGGTTGCAATGGCGATGAGCTGGACAGAAAATTGCAAGTTCAAAATATGCacatattttacacaaacaaaaaaattaaaaacaaaacagagaacagggaataaaataaaagcaacTATAAAGACAATTCTAAAAAAAAGAGCAGCATTAAGGACGCTCCGCTGTAACATTACTAGATGTCGGGCCATGGCCCACCAACCTCAATTTCAGGTCCCCCCACCCAGCGGATGGCAGGGAGTTCACTCTGCAGCAGCAAGTGGTTTGCCTCGTCATCAAATCCCCACTGGCAGATGGCAAGATTGGCCCCAGTGTTCTTGATCTGAGTAATCAGTAAGACACAGTTAATAACTATATTTATTCAGATCACAAGATACAAAGACTGCACACAGCACTCTAAAATATCTGGCACAAAGCTTCATATGATGCATCAGTGCAAGGTTAAGAGCGAAATCAAACATGAACAGAAATGTATGATTGACTATGATTTGTGACTAATTCCACACACACGACTGCACATTTCTACATCACAACAAATTTGTAAAAAGCTTGCATTAAATGTGTGCTTATCAACAATTGCTGATAAATGCGTCGCTTCTATAAATGTATCAAAGTTCTTCACACTGACCTGATGGATCATCTCCTTGAACTTATCCTTCTCGTACTTCTGAAGAGCTCTGTAGTCCTCCACAGAGGTCACATCAAGCTTATGCTTGGTCTTGGGCTTAGGGGGCTCAAACGGACAGGTCAGGATGGCAATCTTTGTGTCCTTTAAGACCTAGAAAAGGACAGATAGCAAAAGCTCTGTGCTCAGAATTAAATGTTTAACAAATTCGCATGAAGCAAAACTACTACATAAAATGTAGACTTTTGAAAAATAGGAACTTTCGATAAACCCGATGGTTGGACATCTGATAACATCTGGCTGATCGTTGAACATCTGTAGCTCTAATCAGTGCAGTGTGCACTCTTCCACCATTACTGATGGTCCTTTGTCGACTGGTTTATAGCTGGTTAATGTGTTGCATTGATGTCAGAGCCATCTAAAAAATGGTTGCTCTAACTGGCCGtttagcttgtttgtttgttgccaAGAAGCAAAGTGTAATCATCAGATATTCCCATAGGAGATATACAATCTTGGTAGTTAAAGTTTGGCCTCTGAATGACTGGATCCAACAGCAGTTTccccttttttccccctcagccGCTTTCATTTACTCCCCAATCAAAAGACTTAGGGCTACTTCTTCATTAGAAGTAGGTATATTGCACACTGTATTTAGTGAGCAAGAATGGTGAACTAGCACTGACAGTCCCCATTAAAGGATCATACACAGTCAGCATTAAAGTTGGCCAAGTATGCATTCACCTGATGAAACAAATGACTGACTACATCTGGAGCATTGCATGGGTGGAGACATACTGAAAGGAT is part of the Alosa alosa isolate M-15738 ecotype Scorff River chromosome 16, AALO_Geno_1.1, whole genome shotgun sequence genome and harbors:
- the cct5 gene encoding T-complex protein 1 subunit epsilon yields the protein MSALGTLAFDEYGRPFIIIKDQDTKTRLTGLDALKSHIMAAKAVATTLRTSLGPNGLDKMMVDRDGEVTVTNDGATILSMMDVDHQIAKLMVELSKSQDDEIGDGTTGVVVLAGALLEEAEQLLDRGIHPIRIADGYDRAAQIAIAQLDKISDSFPVDPNNTEPLIQTAMTTLGSKVINRCHRQMAEIAVNAVLTVADMGRKDVDFELIKVEGKVGGKLEDTQLIKGVIVDKEFSHPQMPKVLKDTKIAILTCPFEPPKPKTKHKLDVTSVEDYRALQKYEKDKFKEMIHQIKNTGANLAICQWGFDDEANHLLLQSELPAIRWVGGPEIELIAIATGGRIVPRFSELTPEKLGSAGLVKEICFGTTKDRMLVIEECKNSRAVTIFIRGGNKMIIEEAKRALHDALCVIRNLVRDNRIVYGGGASEIACSLAVNEAADKCPSLEQYAMRAFADALEVIPMALAENSGLNPIQTMTEVRAKQVKENNSALGIDCLNMSTNDMKQQHVIETLIGKKQQISLATQVVKMILKIDDIRNPGESED
- the cmbl gene encoding carboxymethylenebutenolidase homolog, producing MANEEKPCPCDIGDRMEYGGLGQEMQIEHVKVYVVKPAVKTDKAVIVIQDIYGWQLPNTRYMADMLSSNGYIAVVPDFFLGKEPWSPSHDWSKFQEWLEDKKPTKINKEVDAVMKYLREQCGATRIGSVGFCWGGVATHYLALQYPDIQAGVSVYGIVREREDRYQLKSPTLFIFAENDAVIPLDQVKVLEEHLQEKCTVNFQVKIFPGQTHGFVHRKREDINPADKPFIQEARTDMLNWLKKYM